Sequence from the Mesotoga sp. Brook.08.105.5.1 genome:
TCTTCGGGTTGTAGTTGATTGGATGCGGCGCGATCGTGATGATTGTGCCGCGTTCATTATAAGGGGGTAATCACGTTGTCAGCTGATGCAATATATATGCAAACGATCATAGCCGGGCTAGTCATGGTTGGAGCCTACGCCGTTGGAAAGTTCCTGAAGTTTTCAACGGAACTATGTATGTTTGTTGCAGTAATCGGGGGAGCAATTGCCGGAGGAGCAGGTTTTGACACTTTCAGGCATATAGCCGAAGGATCTGTAACTTACCTCGACATTGGACTTATCTTCGTATTTGCGACGATTTTCATGAATATTATCAAAGAGTCGGGTGGAACGAATTATATCGTCAGGAAGATAATTGGAGCTTTCCATAACAAAAGAGTCCTGATGCTGATACTACTGATGCTTGTAATTCTAGTTCCGGGAGCGCTTACCGGAGCAGGGAGTATCTCCGTTCTAGTTGTGGGGGGTACGGTAGCAGCAGCCCTTAACGCGATGGGACTTTCAAAGGTCAGGATTTCGGCGCTAATCTTCATAATTGCGGGTTTGAGCGCTGCTGCTCCGCCAGTCAACATCTGGGCAATGATGACTTGTGCGGGAACAGCAATACCTTATGTGGGGTTCACAATGCCTCTTCTTGTACCGATCTTGATTCTGGCGCTGTTTTCTGTCCTGTTCTTTGGACGTGGTGCAAAGAACATAGACAAAGAAAAGGCACTAAAAGAGATTCCCGATCCCAAAGGGCTCTCCGGGTGGAGTGTTGCTGTTCCTTTCCTTGTCTTGATATTCCTGCTCGGGGCCCCCAGAATCTGGCCGTTCGGATTCCCGGTTCTCGGATTGCCTCTAGTCTTTGCAATCTGTGCGTTAGTTGCTTGGCTAATGAACTTCAAGAGAGTGAATATTCTGAAGGTCAGCAAAGAGACCGTTGCCCAATTAACACCCCTGATAGCAACCACCGCAGTTGTGGGAATGCTGATCCAGGTCATGAGTTTCAATGGTGTGAAGGGTTTGATCTCAATGTGGATTGTTACGGCTCCTCTGGCTATAGTCTGGATACTCCTTCCCTTCATAATACCGATATCGGAAGGTCTCCTTACATATGGTGGTGCGATGGTAATAGGAATACCGCTTATCTGGATGTTGAATTCAAACGGAATAAACCCGGTAATTGTTTTGGCAGGATTAAGCCTTCTATGGCCTCTTGGAGATGGACTACCCCCAACTGCGCTGATAGGGAGGTTGACAGTGAGTACGGTTGGCTATAAAGGTTCTTACGGCTCGTTCTTGAAAGAGTGTGTAGTGCCCTGGATAGCCATAACCGCAGTTGCTATGATACTGATTATCTTCGCCAACAAATTCAACTTCCTGATGATGGTAGGTTGAGGAGGAGGTGTCGTCATGACTTTGATAATGTTTCTGTATTATGTGATGACAGCCTATGTGGCAGGCATGCTAATATGGAACTTCATTAAGACCAAGGATTTAAAGAGCGAGATACTCTATACTTTGGCTCTTCTACCCCTCATTCTCAGACTGCTGAGAATGAAGTAGGGGTGGTTTTATGATGAGAAAACTTATAATCGCTGGTGTACTTGCACTTATAGTTCTGGCTGGAGGAATACCACTGTACGTTCAGAGGTACTTCAAGGAAGAAGTAGTGGCCGGACCAAGTGTGACTAACGTTTTTAAACTTAGCAAGTACTTTGACGGAATAGAAGGAACGATTGCAGATACCGATGTTTTTGAACTGAAGGGCGCAGAAGAAGGCGGGAAGACTCTCATAATAGCGGGGACCCATGCCAATGAACCTTCCGCGACTTTACTCGCATATTTTTTCATCGGGAATCTCGAAGTGGAAAAGGGAACAGTCTACGTTATTCCCCATTTCAATGTTAGCGGTTCTCTTGGAACACAGCCAGGTGGAGGATTTCCTCTCTACTACTATCTGGAAACTCCATGGGGAGAACAGAAGTTCAGAATGGGCGACAGAGGGTTCCAGGCACTTGACCAGTGGCCAGACCCGGACGTCTATGTACACTATCCTGATGGTCAGCTTTTGTCGTACATAGACGCAAGAAATACAAATCGATCCTGGCCAGGCAGGCCTGACGGATTCCTTGCTGAGAAAGTCTCCTTTGCAGCAATGGAGATGATCCGTAATGAGGGTATAGATATCGTTATTGATTTGCATGAAGCAGAGGCGATGTACCCTGTGACCAACTGCATAGTTGCCCCTGAGAAGTCAATGCCCTATGCAATAGGAGCTTCCTTCTATGTGAAGGGAAGAGAGAAGTTTGATAATCACGTGGAGTCTTCTCCAACCGGTTACAGAGGCCTCTCACACAGGGAAATTGGCGATTGGTCCGACGCATACCCGTTCTTACTGGAGTCACCCGGAGTCCATCTTGATCAGATTACGGCTGCCAAAACTCTAGAACTGATTATCGATGGTATAGACCCATTTGTGTTGAAGGCTGGTGAAAAGGGATTGCTTTTCGTCCCGTACGACGAGAACGGATTCTCTATGGACAGAAGAGTCGGACAGCATTCTTCAGTTATTCAAGAGATTCTGTCTCAGTGGACGAAGAAGAACCCCGACAGAGGATTCTCGGTTTCCGCCCCAAGATACGCCGAAATAGTCGAAAATGAACTTGGATACTACTTCAAGGACCCTGCTGAAGCAGATTCAAGAAAGGTATACTACCAATAGAATATCTTTCTGCATAGGAAAAGTGCATACGGGTTTTGCGTATGCACTTTTTTCATTTGCTATACATGTGAGGAATGGCCGTCATCAGAAACAATCTTTTCAAGCTGTAACAGATTGTCTATTGTGAAGTCGACTCGAATGGTTGGTCTGGATCCATTCTGAGAGAAGAAACATGTCTTTGTTCCCGCATCCCTTGCAGCAATGACGTCAAGGTCTCTATCACCAATGGAGAGAGTTGATCTGGGGTTCAGTCTATAATTTCTTATCGCGCTGACGAAAGCATCGGGGTCTGGTTTCCTCTTAAATCCGCTTTCTCTGGTGATTATGTCGCTGAAAAGCGAGGTCATTTCGTAGTAACTTAGCAGCTTGAAAGCAGTCTTTCGTGATCTATGAGTTATGATCAGATTCTTACCGCCATTCCTTACAAGTATTGAGCACACCTCGCGAGCACCTTCAAAAGGAGGTTGCTCGGCCGGGTCGAGCTCTTCTTCAGATTTCTTGAAGTCTTTGTAGAAGGCATAGTCAACTCCTCTATCCAAATAGAAGTCAACGGCCTTTCCGAGGGTGTCTTTCATGAGGGAGAGAATTTCGTTTTCGGAAGCGACATATCCCTTTCTAAGCAGAGCCTGTTTAAACAGTCTGACCATAGCGGGGTAGGTATTGAAAAGCGAACCGTCGAAATCCCATATCAGATTCTCGATCATCAGCTTTCACAACCACTGTATCTGTTGCACACCTGCAAAACAGAAGGAACCTGTTTCAAGGAGGTAACGACAAAATCAGCTTTTGTGGTTGCTGATGACGAATCTGGATTGAAGAGGCAGGTAGCTATTCCGGCGCGTTTCCCGGCCTCAATATCGATCTCTCGATCACCGATTGTAATAACTCTTTCTCTCTCAAGCCCATACTTGTCGATAATATACATAATTGCCTGTGGATCGGGCTTTCTGGCAAAACCACCGTCTGCGGATACAATTTCGGAGAAAAGATCCAGCATCTTGTAGTAATTCAGAAGTTTGGTCATGGAGTAATTACTCCTGTGACTGAAAAGGAAATTACTTCCACCGTTCTTATTAATCTGGATACAGGTATCCTTTGCCCCTTCAAAAGGTGGTTGTCTCTCCGGTTCAAGATGGTTCTCTATACTGTAGAAATCCTCCAGAAATCCACTGTGCAGTCTGTACTTATCCATGAAGTGTTGTGCAGCTTTCGATGTTGATTCCTTAAGCTTTTCAAGAATTTCTTTGACGGAAGCTCTCACCTCGTACTTCTCAAGGACCCTTGAGAATACCTCCGCTGCCGCAGGGTAAGTATCGAAGAGAGTGCCACCGAAATCCCAGATAACGTATTCATACATAATGGATTCTCCTTTCCTGTTGCTAAGTCAATGATATACGCTTTTCGGAATTTCGTCCTGTCGCACATTTTAAGAATTTTGAGTTTCTTCAAGATATCTTATTCTTGATGCAGCGATAATTTCCAACGTTTCTTCTCTTCTTACCCAGCCCTCAATACCCGTTTTCTTCTTTTCGAGATCCTTGTATACGGAAAAGAAATGCTCGATCTCCTTAAGTAGATGAGGAGGAACATCATCCAGGCTTTCTATATAGTTCCAGACCGGATCATGTATCGGAACACAAAGGACTTTCTCGTCAGGGCCCTTCTCATCCCACATCTTGAATGCGCCGATTGGCTTTGCCTCAATTAAACACCCGGGAAAAGTCGGCTCCCAGAGCAAAACCATTGCATCAAGCGGATCTTCGTCTTCGGCAAGAGTATTTAATATGAATCCATAGTCCATCGGGTAATGAACAGCAGAAAACAGAGTCCTGTCGAACCTTATCCTCTTGAGTTTCTTATCATACTCATACTTATTCCTACTTCCCTTAGGAATCTCTATCATTATGTCAAGCACGGTTTCTTCCTGCAAAGCTCTCACCTCCTTATCAATTATGCCAGAAAAAAGCCCCCTTGCGGGGGCTAGATATTGCATACAACCTCAGAAGGCACTGAAGTAAAACGACCAGCCGTCTGAAATGAAACCCGTTCCGGCTGGAAGTTCTCTCTCAAAATATATCCTCCTGCCCGGATCGTTGTCGTACTCTACGTAGCCGGTGAAGACGACGGTTTTATCGGCCAGAAAATCTTCTAGTCCCGGGAATGGTTCGCTTGTAAGCGTATACTGCGGTGCCGGGGCATAGTCCGGGAGCGCAAAAGTTCCTCCGTCGTAGGATATAGTAGAAGAGAACTCCTCGCCGGTGAAGGCGTTGATCGCGGTCACGATGAACTGCAGAAGCGTGATCTCAGGATCGACTATCTCCGTGCCTTCCTGGAAGACCGAAATCTTTTCTATCACCAATTTCGGACTTGAAGAAAACTCGACTACATCGGCCCAGACGTAGTTTATCGGGTTGTGAGTGACTTCGTAACTCTCCCACTTCATGCCTTCCTGCTCCTGCACCCTTCCAGAGAAATATAGCAGAGAGCTGGGATCGAAGAGGTCTCCGCTTCCAAAATAGACGTCGTACATCCCCACATCTATGTCAAAAGCCGCCGCTCCTGCCAGTTCGAGATCGCCTATGCTCTTGATGTATATCGGCGGAAGGTTCCGGTCATGGGGTATCATCGAGACGTACACGCCCGGTATCCCCATCGGATAGTCGCCCTCCAGTTCCTCATCGTAATAGGTCCTCTTCGTCTGAATCCAGAAGAATGCGTTTCCTCCGGTGCCGAAGGCATCGGGATCTAGCGAGAGCGATTTCTCTACGTTCAGCCTTCCGTAACCGCTGTCGTTATCCTTTCCAGGAGCCATTATATCGTCGGCTCCGAGCTCGATAAGTTTCCTGTACTGGTAAACGGTCAGTCCCATGTCTCTGTATTTCTGCTGGAGAATGGCGATCGCGCCCGAGACGTGAGGGCAGGCCATCGACGTTCCGCCGTAATATGCGTACGGCAGGTCGGGATAGGCGAACTCGGCCACATCCCAGAGTGGAACGGTAGAAAGGATCGAAAAATCGCCGGGAGCGGCCACCGAGAGCTTGACGCTCCTGTTCGAGAAATGGGTGATCCCGTCGCCCGCTGTGGAGGCGGCCACGACCACGACTCCCGGGTACATGGCAGGACTCTTGACTTCGTTCACATGTTCATTTCCGGCCGAGTTCACAAAGACCACCCGGTTTTCGGATGCATAAGCGATCGCATCGTACAGAAGCGTCGAAAAGCCCTTGCCTCCCCAGGAGTTGGAAAGTACCGTGGCCCCGTTTTCAATCGCATACACTATACCGGCCGCGACGAACTCGTCGCCTATATAGTCGGGCTGGAAGATCGGTATATCCATTATCTTCGCTCCGGGGGCCACGCCTACGACGCCATGGCCGTCGTCCTTTGCGGCGATAGTACCGGCGACGTGAGAGCCGTGCGCTCCGAAGGAGTAGTCTATGTCGGGGTCGATCTCCAGATCGAGGAGCGGATCGTACCTGTGAGTTATCTGACCCTGGAGATCTGGGTGGTTAGAGTCGATGCCAGTGTCGATTACGGCGACGATTATGCCGGTCCCATCGTACCCGGCGGCCCAGGCTTGCGGTGCACGGACCTTCTTGACTCCCCAGAGGAATCCTTCAAGGTCGGGGAACGCGTCCTCGGCAAGAACCACGGGCAGTTCGGGCAATTTCAGGTTATCGTCTTTCACCGGCTTTATAAGTTCTCTTTCGTAGTTCGGTTCTATGTATCTTATCGATGCGACTAGCTCCGGTCTCTCGACAAAAAGCTCCCTGATAGCGGCCCTCGCCTCCTCGACCGTCGAGTCGAACCGCAACCCCGCAGCGTTCAAGCGCGGTATATCGATGGTTATCTCAGCATCGAGAAGAGAAACGATCTCGCTCAAAGCCTCGATGTCGTTGTAACCCACTATAAGTCTTCCTTCAACGTAGGGCGCATCCTGTATCTGCTTCCATACAAGCTCCACATCGGCGCCGGCGCTGTTACCCGGGGCAACTCTCACACAGGAAGCGAACACAAGGGCCAGCAATACGACACTTATTAACAGTAAGGTTTTCTTCATCTGCACCACCTCCCCTCTCAATTATCTCCACCGGTGGTGAAGCGGTTGTAGTAATCGGCGTCGTTGAACCACCTGTCGAAATGGTAGCCCAGGTCTATGGTGGTCGAATAAGCGACCGAATCGAAGAAGCCGTCTCCGTCTTCATCATCTCCAAAGTAGATGGCCACCGCGTAATCCAGACCCCACTCATAGGTCTTGAAGGCCTCGAGCTGATCGAAGGGGTACAGGTACGCCTGCCCGTTGAGAATGAAGATCCAGTTCATCTCTTTCCCAAGCCAGAACGGATCCAGAAACTTCACGGAGACCTGTTGTGGGCCGTAGGTGGAGAAATCGAAAGTTTCGAATTCGCTGTCGACTGCCAGCAGATGCTGGTAGTCGCTCTGAACAGTGTCGTATATCCAGGGCGTATAGTGATAGGTGATCTCGCTCTCGTCGAGGAGACCGCCGCCCAGTACAGGCACTTTGCTAGAATTGACTTTGTCGACGGGCGCCCACTTCAGTACCGGTCTTCTCGAAACTCCCGTCGAGTTGTTCGCCGGGGAGTTAAGCTTGACCTTGAAGATATCGAGCGGTACCACCGAGGCGACGTTGCTGTCCTCCGACTCGCTTCCGTCGGCGTAAACCGATCTGACCTTGTAGAAGTACCTGTTGCCTGCCTCGATCCCGATTCCGCTATCGAAACCGGAAAAGGCGGTCTTGAAGGCTATCTTCTTGTAGTTAACACCATCACTGGAGCGGTAGATGTTGAAACCCACTAACCCCGCAAGGTTCTCGGGGGGGTCCCAGGCGATCTGAACGATTATGTTGCCCTCTGCCGGGGCTCCCGCAAGATCCTCGAAGGTCTCCTCATCGAGGTGTAGTTTTCTGCCGTTGATCTCTTTCGGTAGCGAGTAGTAATTGACGTTGGCGTCCGACGTCCACGACCAGAGCCAGACTCCTAATGGAGGGAACGTCTCGGCCGGTTCGGCATTTTCGGCCGTGAAGTTGAGGTTTACAACCCGGTCGAGCCTGGCCCTGTTGTAGTTGTAAACTACGACATGAATCGGTACATCTCCGTTGAAGATCTCCGCCGGGATAGGGAAAGTGGCTTCCGACATGCCAAAAGACGCGAAATCTCTAACTCCGGCCCAGGGAACGTATCCGATGCCCACGTATAGAGCATCCCAGACATCGTATTCCAGATCGCTTGCATACTCGATATTCAGATAAACGTTGGTGGATACATCTGTCGGATCTATCTCGTTGCCGTTGCCGTCCAACAGCATGATCTCGATTTCGGGGTAAGAACCGTCGAGAGGATCGATCATGGCCCTGTTGATCGCCATGTCAACAGGCAAGGGGCTGCCTGCTGAGGCCAGTTCGTTGGACGGAATCAGCGGTACAGCCAGTCCCTCGAGAACGCTCGGAGCAAGACCGGTTTTTTCTGCCTTTAACGTCACTTCCCTGACCTCTAGAAGACCCGGGGACAGGAACCAGAGAAGATCAATCTCGGTCTTTCCCTCGAGATCGGTCTCTCCGGAACCCAGGAGCACGCCTGTTTCACCGTCTAAGACCTCCAGGGAAACTCCTGCGGCGGCCGGTCCCGTCATGTACTCCACCAGGGTTACCAGGATCGTGTTCCCGTACTCCTGCAAGATTTCCACCGTCTTCGTTTCAGATTCCACGTGAACGGCCGGTTGTCCGTAGGTGGCTTCGTATTTGCCCTTTATCTCTCCTTCGACCTTCACCTGATGAGTTCCGGCCGCGAGAGTCACGGTTTTGCTGGTTTCCTGGCTTT
This genomic interval carries:
- a CDS encoding succinylglutamate desuccinylase, with the protein product MRKLIIAGVLALIVLAGGIPLYVQRYFKEEVVAGPSVTNVFKLSKYFDGIEGTIADTDVFELKGAEEGGKTLIIAGTHANEPSATLLAYFFIGNLEVEKGTVYVIPHFNVSGSLGTQPGGGFPLYYYLETPWGEQKFRMGDRGFQALDQWPDPDVYVHYPDGQLLSYIDARNTNRSWPGRPDGFLAEKVSFAAMEMIRNEGIDIVIDLHEAEAMYPVTNCIVAPEKSMPYAIGASFYVKGREKFDNHVESSPTGYRGLSHREIGDWSDAYPFLLESPGVHLDQITAAKTLELIIDGIDPFVLKAGEKGLLFVPYDENGFSMDRRVGQHSSVIQEILSQWTKKNPDRGFSVSAPRYAEIVENELGYYFKDPAEADSRKVYYQ
- a CDS encoding HAD hydrolase-like protein, which codes for MIENLIWDFDGSLFNTYPAMVRLFKQALLRKGYVASENEILSLMKDTLGKAVDFYLDRGVDYAFYKDFKKSEEELDPAEQPPFEGAREVCSILVRNGGKNLIITHRSRKTAFKLLSYYEMTSLFSDIITRESGFKRKPDPDAFVSAIRNYRLNPRSTLSIGDRDLDVIAARDAGTKTCFFSQNGSRPTIRVDFTIDNLLQLEKIVSDDGHSSHV
- a CDS encoding HAD-IA family hydrolase, with product MYEYVIWDFGGTLFDTYPAAAEVFSRVLEKYEVRASVKEILEKLKESTSKAAQHFMDKYRLHSGFLEDFYSIENHLEPERQPPFEGAKDTCIQINKNGGSNFLFSHRSNYSMTKLLNYYKMLDLFSEIVSADGGFARKPDPQAIMYIIDKYGLERERVITIGDREIDIEAGKRAGIATCLFNPDSSSATTKADFVVTSLKQVPSVLQVCNRYSGCES
- a CDS encoding inorganic diphosphatase, whose product is MQEETVLDIMIEIPKGSRNKYEYDKKLKRIRFDRTLFSAVHYPMDYGFILNTLAEDEDPLDAMVLLWEPTFPGCLIEAKPIGAFKMWDEKGPDEKVLCVPIHDPVWNYIESLDDVPPHLLKEIEHFFSVYKDLEKKKTGIEGWVRREETLEIIAASRIRYLEETQNS
- a CDS encoding C4-dicarboxylate ABC transporter, with the translated sequence MSADAIYMQTIIAGLVMVGAYAVGKFLKFSTELCMFVAVIGGAIAGGAGFDTFRHIAEGSVTYLDIGLIFVFATIFMNIIKESGGTNYIVRKIIGAFHNKRVLMLILLMLVILVPGALTGAGSISVLVVGGTVAAALNAMGLSKVRISALIFIIAGLSAAAPPVNIWAMMTCAGTAIPYVGFTMPLLVPILILALFSVLFFGRGAKNIDKEKALKEIPDPKGLSGWSVAVPFLVLIFLLGAPRIWPFGFPVLGLPLVFAICALVAWLMNFKRVNILKVSKETVAQLTPLIATTAVVGMLIQVMSFNGVKGLISMWIVTAPLAIVWILLPFIIPISEGLLTYGGAMVIGIPLIWMLNSNGINPVIVLAGLSLLWPLGDGLPPTALIGRLTVSTVGYKGSYGSFLKECVVPWIAITAVAMILIIFANKFNFLMMVG
- a CDS encoding S8 family serine peptidase translates to MKKTLLLISVVLLALVFASCVRVAPGNSAGADVELVWKQIQDAPYVEGRLIVGYNDIEALSEIVSLLDAEITIDIPRLNAAGLRFDSTVEEARAAIRELFVERPELVASIRYIEPNYERELIKPVKDDNLKLPELPVVLAEDAFPDLEGFLWGVKKVRAPQAWAAGYDGTGIIVAVIDTGIDSNHPDLQGQITHRYDPLLDLEIDPDIDYSFGAHGSHVAGTIAAKDDGHGVVGVAPGAKIMDIPIFQPDYIGDEFVAAGIVYAIENGATVLSNSWGGKGFSTLLYDAIAYASENRVVFVNSAGNEHVNEVKSPAMYPGVVVVAASTAGDGITHFSNRSVKLSVAAPGDFSILSTVPLWDVAEFAYPDLPYAYYGGTSMACPHVSGAIAILQQKYRDMGLTVYQYRKLIELGADDIMAPGKDNDSGYGRLNVEKSLSLDPDAFGTGGNAFFWIQTKRTYYDEELEGDYPMGIPGVYVSMIPHDRNLPPIYIKSIGDLELAGAAAFDIDVGMYDVYFGSGDLFDPSSLLYFSGRVQEQEGMKWESYEVTHNPINYVWADVVEFSSSPKLVIEKISVFQEGTEIVDPEITLLQFIVTAINAFTGEEFSSTISYDGGTFALPDYAPAPQYTLTSEPFPGLEDFLADKTVVFTGYVEYDNDPGRRIYFERELPAGTGFISDGWSFYFSAF